A region of the Synechococcus sp. PCC 7502 genome:
GCATAAATAGAGCGATCGCCACAATTACAGCAAATACTAAACTCTGATTTGGCTTGGGTAAGTTTGCTTTTAAGCCTATCCAAAGTATCCATCCCACCATTGCCAGAAATCCCAGCAGTAAAGGAATGCCACCCGCCACAGCTAAAGTTAAATAAAAATTATGCTCGTGGGGCAACCCCCGTAAATCGTAGCCCATACTTTTAGCAATTAGGTCAAAGCTGCGTAAACCCCATCCCTGAATTGGTCGCAGTTGGATCAAATCCGTAGCAAACTGCCAAGCATGAACCCGATTAACCGTAGATAGGTAATCACTTTGACTAGAATTAATCGTACTCTCTAGTCTGGTAATTATGCCCGTGGGAAACAGCACCCGCAGCCATTCTCCCCCTAATCCCAAAAACTTACCCCACGCTGCCCATAGCACTAGAATTAGACTACCGACGATGCCACCGACCACATACCAGTAACGATGGTAAGCGGCTAAAGCAATGATGCCTAGACCCAGTAGGGCGATCGCATTACGGGAACTACTAAAAAATATAGTTACTAGCCCCAAACCCAAGGCAATCCAAGTTAAGTAGCGAATTAAATAGTGGCTAGGTTGATCGAATTTTTTGCTTACACCCGATCCTCTAGATTTTAAAAAGGCGATTGCTATCACCAAAATCATTGCTAAATAAACACCTAATTCACCGTAATCACCAAAGAAAGAAGTAATGCGACCATCAGAACTCAGCCCTAATTTGATCTCATAAGCATTAAAAAGCCGAGGTAAATGCCAATTGGGTTGATTGACGATCACCTGCACTAATCCCAAGCCACTAATCGGAATTGAACCAATTATGAGTAAATTCAGAATATGTGCCAATTGTTGAGGGGTTCTAACTAGAAGTTGAGCGATCGCAAATAGGAGAAAAAAAGGTAAAAAATTAAATAACCCCGTCCATGCCACACTGGGATCAAAGGCGGTAAAAGTGGTGATTATTAGCCATCCTGATATTGCCAGCCAGCCCCGATTAATAGAGTTATCTAGCGATCGCCAGCCCTGCTTGATTAAAAACAATAAAATTAAAAAACCACCCAGTAAAGGGCTTAAAATACTTTGTAAGGGCAGAACTAAAGCAATAATCTGTAATAACAACCCATAGAAATTGGAAGGAAAAAATAGCTTTAACAAAACATCTCATCAAAAACCTAGCTTAACCATAGCAACTTCAGATAGTAACTTCAAGTTCAAGGAGTTCAATGCAGCGATCACCATTTACAGCTAAAAGTACTGTCTTCTCAGTGAAAGTTAAGGTATTGAGGATATTCCAGTTCTAAAAGTGGCACAGGCACAAATAGTTCTGAGCATTACTATCGCTAATATTAATTCCAAACCTAATGCTGGAATAAAGACTATGATTAAACAAATTGGCTTTGAGAAAGATACAACTGCGTGGATTGCCCAAGTCTGGGTTTCTTTCCTACTGGCAACTTCAGCAACGACCGTGGGAATTATTTATTTTCCTGTAGATATATGGGTAAAAAGCTATATGGGTATTAGTTTTGCCTTTTCTATTAGCTCAACATTTACGCTTGCTAAAACCATCAGAGATAATCAAGAAGCTAATCGTCTAACGGCACGAATTGATGAAGCCAGAGTCGAAAAAATTTTAGCCGATCACCATCCACTTAAATAATCAAACAATAATCACGCAATAATTACAGCACCGCCCCGATGAAAGCAATTCGAGTTAGAGAACATGTCAATCCCCTTGGCAAAAAATATCAAGAACCAACACCCCCTCCCCATTGGCAGAAAATTTATGCTGATTTTTCCCAGCCCCTCAGTTTAGATATTGGTTGTGGTAAGGGTGAATATATCCTCAAAATGGCGCAGTTAAAACCTGACTGGAATTGGTTAGGCTTAGAAATTCGGGAACCTTTAGTGGAACGGGCAATCGCTATTCAAAATTCCCTTGGTTTAAAAAATCTCCACTACCTATTTTGTAACGTTAATGTTTCGCTCAGGCATTTACTCCCTCCGAATTCTGTGCATCAAGTCAGCATTCAATTTCCCGACCCTTGGTTCAAACGCCGACAACATAAACGCCGCACCGTCCAACCCCAACTGGTGGCAGATTTAGCAATGGTGTTAGTGCCTAATGCTCAGATTTTGCTGCAATCGGATATTGAAATGGTGGCAAAGGAAATGCTCAAATATTTTGAAGCTGATCGCAGATTTAACAATTTAGCGGGAACGGGTAATTTTGCCGATGATAGTTGTTATCCTGCCCATGAGTTAACAGATCGAGAAGAATGGACAATTACCACAGGCGGCACAGTTTATAGGAGCCATTTAAAATTTATGGGAGTTACTCTTTTAAACTGATAAAGTTCAAACTTATAAAGTACTGATAGGACGGAGTTTAAAGGTTCTGCTCCTAACCCCTTTTTAGTCTAGGTTTTTCTTCTACCGCCTAAGTCCTGAAACTCCTACTTACAGTCTTTTTTGGATTTGTATATATGGGGTACAGGGATGGAACCCCACACCTCAACGTATCCCTTAATCATTAAATAGGCTGTACTACTTTACAAAGTTTAAAGCATTACCTCTAAGCGTTCTCATGCCAACTTGCTAAGAGTCCTAAAGTTTCATCACACCAGTCGATCCAACCTTTTTCAAAGTTAATCCCTCGGCGAAGAGTCAAATAAGCAAAGCGGGACTCTTTCGGGCAGTCTTGGGACGAACTAAAAAAGTTACGCTCGATTGCTCGATATATCTCCAGTTGTTGTTGATGTAATTGACGATGCGTTTGGATTTGTTGGGCGATCGCTTCTTCAGGGATGAGATAACCTGCATATATTTTAAGTAGAAATTCATCTTTAACGGTGGCAACTTCGCTAGATTGCAGCAGCCATGTTTTTAGGTGGGACAAACCTAAATCATTTACGGAAAATATTTTTTTATCAGGTCGCCCCTCTTGAGCGATCGCCTCAGCAACGATCCAGTTTTGCTGCTCTAGCTTGGTTAATTCACGATAAATCTGTTGGTGCGTTGCTTGCCAGAAAAATCCCACAGTTCCATCAAATTGTTTGGCAAGGTCGTAACCGCTTTTGGGTTCGCAAATCAGGGAAACCAAGATGGCGTATGCAAGAGACATAGGTTTGAAATTTATTTGGGTTGAGGTTGACATATACACTTAATTGAATATACATTATCTAGCATATTCAACTAATTTAATATTAACTTAGTTGAATACAAAAGCAGACTTAAAATAGAGCTATGAGTCAAAAAATCTTGATTGTACAAGGGCATCCTAACCTCACCAGCTATTGTTCTGGCGTTGCTGAAGCTTATAAGAAGGCGGCGATCGCACTCCTAATAACGCAGGAAATTATCCCGAAGATGATCTTGTTACCATAGCGACCGAACAAGGCTGGCAATTTACCCATAAAGACGGAACCCCTTATTCTTCTTGAAATCTATTAGAATCCATTAAAGAGAAAACTATGACTACAACTATTGACAAACAAGCAAAGCAAGCATCTTGGGCAAAGGCGATCGCTAAACCAGCTAGCGAATTTCCTCTCACCCAACTCTCGACAATCTCTGGGCAAATCCCCGAAAATCTCAAAGGTTCTCTCTATCGCAATGGACCCGCAAGATTGGAACGTGGTGAATTTCATGTGGGGCATTGGTTTGATGGCGATGGAGCGATTCTGGCGGTACATTTTGCCGAAGGACAAGCCCGTGCAACCTATCGCTATGTGCAAACTGCAGGATATCTGGAAGAAGAAAAAGCCAACAAATTGATTTATGGCAATTATGGTATGACCGCTACAGGTGCATGGTGGCAACGTTTCAGTAAGTCTTCCAAGAATGTGGCGAATACCTCTGTGATTGCCTTACCCGATAAACTTCTCGCCCTGTGGGAAGGAGGATTGCCCCATGCCCTCGATTTGGAAACGCTAGAAACATTTGGCATAGAGAATCTCGAAGGTTTGGAAAATCGACTTCCCTATTCGGCTCATCCTAAGCATGATGCTAATACTGGTGAGATTTTTAACTTTGGGATTTCCTATGGTAAGAATGCGATTTTGCATCTTTATCGCAGCGATCGCAATGGTAAGCTCATCAGAAAGAATCAGGCAACTTTGGCAGGGCTATCAATGATTCATGATTTTGTCCTCGCAGGAGATTATTTAATTTTCTGTGTACCACCTTTGCGGCTGAATCCATTTCCTTTGCTCCTGAATTTAAAGAGCTACAGCGATTCCTTAGCTTGGAAGCCTGAAGAGGGAACGGAAATTTTAGTATTTGATCGCCACAATCTTGAATTAGTCAGTCGCAGTGTTGCGGAACCCTGGTTTCAATGGCATTTTGGTAATGGCTATAGCGATCGCGATGGCAATGTCGTATTCGATTTGATTCGCTATCCTAACTTTGCCACCAATCAATATCTCAAAGAAATTGCCTCTGGTAAAACTAAAACTCACGCCCAGGGAACGCTCTGGAAAATGCGCCTAAATCCCAAAACTGGTGAATTTTTGGAGATGTCAGAGTTATGCGATCGCGGTGCTGAATTTCCTAGTGTTGCCCCTGACCAAGTTGGACAAAACTCACGCTATACCTATCTTTCCATTCATCGCCCTGATGCTGTAATTAATCAAGAACTATTCGGGGCGATCGCTCGTTATGATTACCAAACTAATAAGCTTACCGAAGCCAATCTTGGTAAAAATCGCTATCCAATGGAACCATTATTTGCACCTGACTCATCTAATCCTGATACTGGTTATGTGATTACAGTTGTCTTTGATGGCGATCGCGAATGTTCGGAAGTATGGGTGTTTGATAGCGATCGCTTAGACTCTGAGCCAGTTTGTCGTTTAGCCTTGCCGAGCATTGTGCCAATGGGGTTTCATGGCACTTGGCGTTCATAGGGCGATCGTAAACTCAATATACTGCTCAGTCCTAATTTAATAATATTTAAGGCTCTGGAGGTTTTGCCGATATGCGTTTACGAGGTTTAGGTAGAATTGATTCTACTGCTTGATCTTCTGACAGCAAATAATCCACAGAGCGATCGCTTAGGCGGATGGATCGAGCAATGAGAGTTTGGGATGAGGTATGGGGCGGACAAATTTCCAAAATCTTGGTTTTAACTAAGGGTGCCTTGGGAGAGAATACTGCCCTAGCTGCCCGCCATTCCGCATCGGATCGAGAAAATAAGCGTAATGCTAAATCAATAGTGGGTTGCCGACAACTGCTCTCATCATTATTCAAGACTACATACAGCTTTTCGTAGCGGCGATTTATTTCTGGTGCTAAACAGAGGACAAGTAAATCCCGTTCAAATTTTCCTAACTTCAGGCGATCGCACAAAATGGGAATAGTTAAATTAACTGACTCCTCCATACTAGCAGCAATCCGATCGCCATACCTTGAAGCACAGACCCCGGCGACGGGACGATATATAGCCTGTGTACCACCATTGGGAGGGTCTAGGGTAATAAATCCTTTCCACCAATGACTAGTTGCCTTATCGACTTCATTACGTGAAATTCGATCTATTTCCTTATTTAACTGTCTTTGCTTGGCGATCGTTCTCATAATTACTCGATCAAGCCATGCTAGTTCTGCTTTTAGGTAACTCCAGTTATCAACAAATTTGGCAACTTCTTTCATGCCACTCCTCGACGCAGCACTCCTCTGATCGCGATCGCCACCAGCCCTACAAAGATTAATAGTTCGATCACAAACCCAACTAAAGTCATATCACCCCAAGGGGCGGTTAAAACTACACTGTGCCAAGTCCAATCCCTGTGACTATAGACAAATCGAATTGGCTCGATCGCAAAAGATAAAGGATTCAAACAAGCTACCCATTTTAACCAAGTTGGCATAAAAGCGACAGGTGCCAAGGCAGTGCTAGAGAACATTAGGGGCAGATTCACTAGGAAAATAAATGCTAATAATTCTTGGTGTCCGGGCATAGCAAAAGCTAATCCTAAGCTCAGCATGGTAAAGCCTAAAACCAATAACATTAATACTAAACCAACCACACCTAGCCCTGCCGCATTGGGTAAGCCAGCCCCCATCACCGCACTGGCAGCAATAATTACTAAGGTTTGGATTACGCTAGTGGTAATGATAAAAATTGCTGAGGCTAAGACAATGGAAAACCGAGACACCAATGGAGCCACTAACATCCGATTGAGGAACCCAAATTCTCGATCAAACAGTACAGGTAAGCCAGAATTTAAGGCACCACTAAAAGCACTAAAGACAATTATGCCCGCCGCTAAAAACTGAATATAGGTTTGTCCATCACCTAAAAATCCCTCAGGGGCGTAACGAAATAATGCGCCAAACAAAATTAACCACATTAACGGTTGCAAAACTCCAGCAATTAGAGTCGTAGGTCGGCGGATTAATTGAATAAATAGGCGTTTGGTTAAGGCTAGGGTTTCTTGGCGAAATTCATCGGAAAAAATAGTTGGCAAGCGATCGCCTGAGGTTTCTGGTAAAGCAGTTAGTGTCATGGCTTAAAAATTCTCTCGTGAATTCCTTTATTTTTTCTTGTAATCGGTCTTGTGAATTTTCTTTTGAGTCTTAATTAGATAAATGCAAGCCCTAATCTAGTTTAACCTTAGAATTTTAAAAACGGATTTTCAGGTCTGATCTAATCGCTTTAATCGTCTTAACTGATCGAATTTATTGAATTTAAGGCAAATCTAAGGATGCCAATAGATCAGATGCTGTGGTTAGTTTTCGACTAATTACCGTTTCGGCATGGTGTAAATCGGCTTTTATCGCCGTAATCAACTTAGTTGCTTCAGAAATTTGCGTTGTTCCCGTTTCCAGATTACCCATAACTGCCCTAGTTTCGGTTTGAATATTCTGTGCTAATTCTTCCATTTCCTTCATGGTTGCTACGGACATATTCACGAGCTTACCCACCTGCTCTGAGAAAATACTAAAGTCCCGACTATGTTCGCGGTTAGCTTTAATCCCAGCATTCACGGCTAAAAAGTTGGCTTCAATGGCAATTTCATGGATTTGATCGACAACTTTAGAGATTTTTTGTGAAGATTCGCTCAGTCGCTTTGCTTTCTTAGAACTAACGGCGATCGCCTCCCGTAACTGCATAATTTGCTTAATCATTAACTCAAGGTTAGGGGTAGGATAATCTTCGGGCTTAGTGTTACTAATAGCTTTGATTTGGGCTTTGATCTGAGATTTAATCTGATCTAGATGGGTTTGTAGGTTTTGAATTTCCAAATTTTTCTGCGCCAGTTCTTCTTCCCTTTGTTCGGATTGGGCAACAATTTCTTCTAGGATTAATTTGTACTGCTCTGAGGAAGATTGGAGTTCTGCTTTGGCATGATTACTTTGCTGATCAATTTGTTCAATTTGTTTATATAGTTGCTGGGTTTGAGCTTGTAATTCTTTAACCTCGACTTCTTTGTGGCTAATCTGTTGCTGTAATCGTTCTTGATTGCGGTGCAGGAGGTTAATTTCCGTTTGCTTTTTCACTAACGAGGCTTGCAAATGGGCGGCGATCGCTTCAATATCTCCACTAGTAGTATCTTCGCCATTGGTTTGGATTACTTTTTGCAGGGCATTTACACCTTTAGCAATTAGTCTTTGCAGTTGGTCAATGGTATGGGTTTGATGATTGAGCAGGTTTTGAAACTGTTCGGTAACTAGATTGATTTGCTTAGATAAATCGGTAATTTCGTCATTTCCTTGAGAATTTAGGTATTTTTCAGTTTTTCTTTGGGCAATAGCATTAACTGCATCTGTAGCTTGAATTAGTCTATCACTGAGGCGACGTGCTGCCAGATAGGAAACAATGGCGATCGTTAGGACGATTATTAAGGTTAAACCGCCCAAGATTACCCCATATCCATAGTCGGGCTCAAAATCAGAACCCACTGCCACATTCCACTTTAGGTCTGGTAATCCTGATAGGGCAGGGGTAGGAACCGTGACCAAATTAGTCGGGCGATCAGAAAAACTCGCAAATAGGGTTTGGTTACTATCGGTACTGGTAATTGAATATTTACCCGAAGTAAAGCTAGTACGAATGACACTAATTGGGAGTTCAGCTTGGAGGACTGCCTGGATTTTTTGGGTTTTCGGTTCAGAGATCGGGACTAAAAACTGAATGGGCAGGGATGAATTAGCAGGCGAGATCAGAATCGGGGAATTAAATTTTAAGAGCTTTTGGAGATTATTGCGATCCAGATTGGTGATAGCTTGATTAGATGCGGATTTTAGAAGCAAATTACCCTTGAGGTTATAAATGGCAATATTGTTAACTGCTTTAGAAGTATTTTTGTAAGTATTGAGGCGATTGGTGATTAGGAGTTTTTGGCGATCGCTAATTTTTTTATTTGCCTGTAGTCCAGAGGTAATTGCTAAACTTTGGCTGAGTTTTTTGGTGTCTTCGTATTGTCTTAACACAAAAACATTGAGGCTATCAGCAAGGGCAATGGCACGAATTTCTTGGGTTTGAGTTAGAGCATGCTCACTGGATTTAAGATTAATCTGATAGGCAAAACCTGCAACTATACAAGCGGGGGCTGTGGCGCAGGCGATCGCCCAGATCATTAATTTAAATGGTAGTACGGGCTTAATAGGCGATATGTGCAGGGCAGAAACTGGATTTTGCTTATTTTGTGGCTCCTGTAGATTGTCTGAGTATTGATCATCAGTGTTATCAAAATCATCAACTAAAGCTAAATATTCAACATCAGCTTGATCTTCATGGAATGGATTAGATTCAGGGGGATGAGAAGATGCGTCTGACATGGAAGTTCCTGACTTTATTTAATCAATTTTATATGGTCAATTTTATGCATATTGCTGAACCTAAAATCCCATAATTTTGGCAATAGTTCCTAATTCAGCAATAACTTCTTGGTGAAAATGTTGTGCGGGAGATTGGGCGATCGCCGTATTGGGGTCTTTTAAGCCATTTCCAGTTAATACACATACCACTGTGGCGTGGTCGGGAACTCGATCTTTGAATTTTAATAAACCAGCAACCGATGCTGCACTGGCTGGCTCACAGAAAACTCCCTCTTCCCCTGCTAAAAGTTTATAGGCTGCCAGAATTTCATCATCTGTGACACTATTAAACTCACCATTACTTTCATTCTGCACGGCGATCGCTGACTGCCAATTAGCGGGATTACCAATGCGAATAGCACTAGCAATAGTTTCAGGATTCTCAAAAATTTTACCCGTTACCAACGGTGCTGCACCTGCAGCTTGAAACCCCATCATTTTCGGTAGTTTCTGACACTTGCCT
Encoded here:
- a CDS encoding YiaA/YiaB family inner membrane protein, with product MIKQIGFEKDTTAWIAQVWVSFLLATSATTVGIIYFPVDIWVKSYMGISFAFSISSTFTLAKTIRDNQEANRLTARIDEARVEKILADHHPLK
- a CDS encoding PadR family transcriptional regulator codes for the protein MSLAYAILVSLICEPKSGYDLAKQFDGTVGFFWQATHQQIYRELTKLEQQNWIVAEAIAQEGRPDKKIFSVNDLGLSHLKTWLLQSSEVATVKDEFLLKIYAGYLIPEEAIAQQIQTHRQLHQQQLEIYRAIERNFFSSSQDCPKESRFAYLTLRRGINFEKGWIDWCDETLGLLASWHENA
- a CDS encoding methyl-accepting chemotaxis protein, whose product is MSDASSHPPESNPFHEDQADVEYLALVDDFDNTDDQYSDNLQEPQNKQNPVSALHISPIKPVLPFKLMIWAIACATAPACIVAGFAYQINLKSSEHALTQTQEIRAIALADSLNVFVLRQYEDTKKLSQSLAITSGLQANKKISDRQKLLITNRLNTYKNTSKAVNNIAIYNLKGNLLLKSASNQAITNLDRNNLQKLLKFNSPILISPANSSLPIQFLVPISEPKTQKIQAVLQAELPISVIRTSFTSGKYSITSTDSNQTLFASFSDRPTNLVTVPTPALSGLPDLKWNVAVGSDFEPDYGYGVILGGLTLIIVLTIAIVSYLAARRLSDRLIQATDAVNAIAQRKTEKYLNSQGNDEITDLSKQINLVTEQFQNLLNHQTHTIDQLQRLIAKGVNALQKVIQTNGEDTTSGDIEAIAAHLQASLVKKQTEINLLHRNQERLQQQISHKEVEVKELQAQTQQLYKQIEQIDQQSNHAKAELQSSSEQYKLILEEIVAQSEQREEELAQKNLEIQNLQTHLDQIKSQIKAQIKAISNTKPEDYPTPNLELMIKQIMQLREAIAVSSKKAKRLSESSQKISKVVDQIHEIAIEANFLAVNAGIKANREHSRDFSIFSEQVGKLVNMSVATMKEMEELAQNIQTETRAVMGNLETGTTQISEATKLITAIKADLHHAETVISRKLTTASDLLASLDLP
- a CDS encoding ABC transporter permease, whose translation is MTLTALPETSGDRLPTIFSDEFRQETLALTKRLFIQLIRRPTTLIAGVLQPLMWLILFGALFRYAPEGFLGDGQTYIQFLAAGIIVFSAFSGALNSGLPVLFDREFGFLNRMLVAPLVSRFSIVLASAIFIITTSVIQTLVIIAASAVMGAGLPNAAGLGVVGLVLMLLVLGFTMLSLGLAFAMPGHQELLAFIFLVNLPLMFSSTALAPVAFMPTWLKWVACLNPLSFAIEPIRFVYSHRDWTWHSVVLTAPWGDMTLVGFVIELLIFVGLVAIAIRGVLRRGVA
- the trmB gene encoding tRNA (guanosine(46)-N7)-methyltransferase TrmB — protein: MKAIRVREHVNPLGKKYQEPTPPPHWQKIYADFSQPLSLDIGCGKGEYILKMAQLKPDWNWLGLEIREPLVERAIAIQNSLGLKNLHYLFCNVNVSLRHLLPPNSVHQVSIQFPDPWFKRRQHKRRTVQPQLVADLAMVLVPNAQILLQSDIEMVAKEMLKYFEADRRFNNLAGTGNFADDSCYPAHELTDREEWTITTGGTVYRSHLKFMGVTLLN
- a CDS encoding O-antigen ligase is translated as MLKLFFPSNFYGLLLQIIALVLPLQSILSPLLGGFLILLFLIKQGWRSLDNSINRGWLAISGWLIITTFTAFDPSVAWTGLFNFLPFFLLFAIAQLLVRTPQQLAHILNLLIIGSIPISGLGLVQVIVNQPNWHLPRLFNAYEIKLGLSSDGRITSFFGDYGELGVYLAMILVIAIAFLKSRGSGVSKKFDQPSHYLIRYLTWIALGLGLVTIFFSSSRNAIALLGLGIIALAAYHRYWYVVGGIVGSLILVLWAAWGKFLGLGGEWLRVLFPTGIITRLESTINSSQSDYLSTVNRVHAWQFATDLIQLRPIQGWGLRSFDLIAKSMGYDLRGLPHEHNFYLTLAVAGGIPLLLGFLAMVGWILWIGLKANLPKPNQSLVFAVIVAIALFMLSGFLDVVFYEPRVNMLFWILLGIVYGVSAQNHQDYSIPNYKTLNEDQSEGQNEIKE
- a CDS encoding carotenoid oxygenase family protein; this translates as MTTTIDKQAKQASWAKAIAKPASEFPLTQLSTISGQIPENLKGSLYRNGPARLERGEFHVGHWFDGDGAILAVHFAEGQARATYRYVQTAGYLEEEKANKLIYGNYGMTATGAWWQRFSKSSKNVANTSVIALPDKLLALWEGGLPHALDLETLETFGIENLEGLENRLPYSAHPKHDANTGEIFNFGISYGKNAILHLYRSDRNGKLIRKNQATLAGLSMIHDFVLAGDYLIFCVPPLRLNPFPLLLNLKSYSDSLAWKPEEGTEILVFDRHNLELVSRSVAEPWFQWHFGNGYSDRDGNVVFDLIRYPNFATNQYLKEIASGKTKTHAQGTLWKMRLNPKTGEFLEMSELCDRGAEFPSVAPDQVGQNSRYTYLSIHRPDAVINQELFGAIARYDYQTNKLTEANLGKNRYPMEPLFAPDSSNPDTGYVITVVFDGDRECSEVWVFDSDRLDSEPVCRLALPSIVPMGFHGTWRS